The stretch of DNA GCGGTCTATCGCGATAAAACGAAGGCTAGGCCGGTTTCACAGCCTACATTGAGGCGTTCCGCTCACAGAAACATTTAAGTCCGCCTATATCCGCGGGTGCATCGCAGACCACTCGAGGAGTCACAGATGTCAGACGATCGTCGAACGCCAGACCAGCGCGCGCCGGGCCGTCGCCGAGCACGTCCCTCGCACACCAAAGCCGCCGGCCCGAACCGCGGGATTCCGGAAAGGCGTACAGCCCGGGTGGCCGACCAGGATGCATGACGCCCTGCCCGCGACACGCCCGAGGACTACCGCGTCCACCGACACGTCATCACAAAGTGTTATACACTTCTTCCGTGGGGATACCGATCCGGTTCAACGAGTCGGCATTCCGACACGGCATCACCCCGGACGAGATTCGAGCAGTCATCGAATTCCCTCGATACCGCTCGCGAGCTGTCTCGCGTCGAGATCCATGGCGTGAGGTCTACCTGATCATCGGGCAGATCGACCGAGAAGCCTTGATCGAAGTCGCCGCCGAATTGACACCGGAGCCCGCATGGGAGGTCTTTCATGCGATGCTGCTTCGCCAGACGACAGCAGATCAGGTGCGCGACACGATCGGTACCGCCGCAGACTTCACCGCAGGCAGGACACAGCGAAGACAGGAGAGACGACAATGACCGACGACCCGGCCCTGGACGCACTTGCGGACGACTTCGAACGAGGTGACTTCGATATCGCGCCAGAAACCACAGAACTCACTCCCGCATCCCATTCGCTGCCGATGGGCCGACCGACTCGGCCTCGCGGGTCGTCACCCCTCCGCGCAGTCCGACTACCCAGAGCGCTCGATGACCAGCTCACTTCGTACGCCAACCGCCGCGGGGAGTCGACTTCAGCCGTCGTCCGCGCCGCGATCAGCGAGTACCTCGACCGACATTCGGCGTA from Gordonia humi encodes:
- a CDS encoding ribbon-helix-helix protein, CopG family produces the protein MGRPTRPRGSSPLRAVRLPRALDDQLTSYANRRGESTSAVVRAAISEYLDRHSA